A single genomic interval of Streptococcus suis harbors:
- a CDS encoding endo-alpha-N-acetylgalactosaminidase family protein gives MRAYSKELFSKKNRYSIRKLTVGAASVIVGISLFSGGTVLAEGTALADTPVETIENNDVSNTNEGVVDQDSSQTDEVVATDIEAVRTELNFAQSESQEVAAEWTPTSTPAGTVEVVEEEGIRYNRLSSVAGQDNSTNIGTFENSDLKMNADGSAEVSLSFVERSEPEKARFGVYLNHTDQNKHVLVGYDKGGWFWEYKSPSGSTWYQGQRVPAPERNVLYELSVNLTSTGEISASIISDSMTEAQELFAAKQIPEAAWNDLKNTRSAKLKVTSRDADRTVVDIVAKNQEGVSETASQPITNATTGTGTPITPTAPTTPTPVATENTAPTTIGPDWRPASTVQGTVGVVEVNGVRYNALASTTSNNNSENVALFVKEGLTVDASDNANLAVTFVENSEAGHGRFGVYLKHRDERNHIFVGYDNGGWFWEYKVNGQGNYLSNRSVQAPTKGSTNRLEISYKSDGQLNATVNGQNLFDTYTVGTEVRQALANDKRIALKLGTYGQQLTKVNVVADNQDGVKPVETTTEDAIVLNDSNVSYETLASDVLTAKIDRAFPRVREYTFNGNKVFGQVHSLNSLRINNVKVTPTVTYNKVDDKTAHYVLDVVDEANKINASIKVQIKVEGKELHFDVLEVNNRNQVTYGAEIDDVAKLIQTIAFDENNLVSVASHQTDAKFDGSRMSTHTHRTGDEHIQLQDGVNYQRQGYMYGFVSTDQFAAAVWSNSQNSYGGGASDFTRLTTNSHRYTVDGETGVHLGIASSPWRWEGAHNGVVYPEYTLELPSAKVVFAADANNDNKVDWQDGAIAYRDIMNNPKGHEYVPELVAYRIAMNFGSQAQNPFLMTLDGIKKIALHTDGLGQSILLKGYGSEGHDSGHLNYADIGKRIGGTEDFKTLIEKSQPYGAKLGIHVNASETYPESQYFSEEILRRQANGDYAYGWNWIDQGINISGHYDLAHNRLKRWEDLKKELGDGLDFIYVDVWGNGQSGGENAWETHVLAKEINMQGWRNAFEWGYAGEYDSTFQHWAADLTYGGYTLKGINSNIARFIRNHQKDSWVGDYPAYGGAANYPLLGGYDMKDFEGWQGRSDYNGYITNLFANNLMTKYIQHFQVTNWKNGDPVRMRDNGETYTWVPEMEITLKDKANNTLVLTRKSNDVKNEGYRQRTVTLNGRKIQDGAAYLVPWNWDANGNDLTSDKHKMYYFNEEAGATTWTLPSDWTGNKVYLYKLTELGKTDVQELAVTNGQITIQADANVPYVLYKSPQTNPEMSWSDGMHIYDQGFNSGKLDHWTIDGDTSKATLVKSQGANDMLRIQGNTSKVSLSQKLTGLKPNTSYAAYVGVDNRSTAKASITVNTGSSEVTNYTNESIALNYVKAYAHNTLRQNATVDNTSYFQNMYVFFTTGDNVDNVRLTLSRDADAAATYFDEIRVFENDSTMFAGGHNTTAGTFKQNFESVPQGIFPFVIGGIERVEDNRTHLAEKHAPYTQRGWNGKKVDDVIEGTWSLKTNGLTARNSIVYQTIPQNFRFEAGKAYRVSFDYEAGSNGTYAFAIGEGRYNNDAGSLTLNPLNNSWEDSDKAKKASFLVTGADSGNTWVGIFSTRRGGDTKGDTGGNANFRGYNDFMLDNLVIEEVTLTGHLLTTDYYNLNTPVLNENYTQASLAPYKEALLAVSAAPEDISIEDARTLIATANTARQNLQVKKTAITNEDIGLAQANAQEGEELAKAFDGNPSTIWHTPWNGRHINEPATVNLRRPVDIQRFEYVPRQSGRNGILKALTLVITDDQNVEHTFTGADWPATSATKTIDFGKTIKAKKIVITGTASYGDTADQFMSAAEFRFLTPVQEEATLDKAAYEAALTAARSAGKTALVKEVEDFMASVEAANLLTANILDATVARLNASETPANPGTVEQPVDEPVKQDEDIVTAKGESTKADPLPLGELPPLVIAKGDSVKAEPLPAFDGGLVPNYAPTAAALPSIDPASLAKEAASPKPAKATSATLPQTGETTEQGLLLAAGLVGLMAMAARRRRFE, from the coding sequence ATGAGAGCTTACTCTAAGGAATTATTTTCTAAGAAGAATAGATATTCAATTAGAAAATTGACAGTAGGTGCGGCGTCAGTTATCGTAGGAATTTCTCTATTTTCAGGTGGAACAGTATTGGCAGAGGGAACAGCGCTTGCCGATACTCCTGTTGAGACGATAGAAAACAACGATGTTAGCAATACAAATGAAGGAGTTGTAGATCAAGATAGCTCCCAAACAGACGAGGTAGTTGCTACGGATATAGAAGCAGTACGGACGGAATTGAATTTTGCCCAGTCAGAATCTCAAGAAGTCGCTGCGGAATGGACGCCAACTTCTACACCGGCTGGTACAGTTGAGGTGGTTGAAGAAGAAGGAATTCGTTACAACCGCTTGTCCTCTGTTGCAGGTCAGGACAATTCGACAAATATTGGAACATTTGAAAATTCTGACTTGAAGATGAATGCAGATGGCAGTGCGGAGGTATCATTGTCATTTGTAGAACGTTCTGAGCCAGAAAAGGCTCGATTTGGTGTTTATCTCAATCATACTGATCAAAATAAACATGTCCTAGTTGGATATGATAAAGGTGGTTGGTTCTGGGAGTACAAGTCTCCAAGCGGAAGCACATGGTACCAAGGGCAACGGGTACCTGCTCCTGAAAGAAATGTTCTCTATGAATTAAGTGTTAACCTGACATCTACTGGGGAAATTTCTGCATCTATTATTTCAGATTCCATGACTGAAGCTCAGGAATTATTTGCTGCCAAGCAAATTCCTGAAGCAGCTTGGAATGACTTGAAGAATACACGCTCAGCAAAATTAAAAGTAACTAGCCGTGATGCTGACCGTACAGTGGTAGATATTGTTGCTAAAAACCAAGAAGGAGTTTCAGAAACTGCTAGCCAGCCAATAACGAATGCCACAACTGGTACAGGGACACCTATAACACCTACTGCTCCAACTACACCAACCCCAGTAGCAACTGAAAATACAGCTCCTACAACCATTGGACCAGACTGGCGTCCAGCATCGACTGTTCAAGGAACAGTTGGTGTCGTAGAAGTAAATGGTGTTCGCTATAATGCCCTTGCTTCTACTACATCTAATAACAATTCTGAGAATGTAGCCTTGTTTGTTAAAGAAGGTTTGACAGTAGATGCTTCGGACAACGCCAACCTTGCAGTGACCTTTGTGGAAAATTCAGAAGCTGGTCATGGTCGTTTTGGTGTCTATTTGAAACACAGGGATGAACGCAACCATATCTTTGTCGGCTATGACAACGGTGGATGGTTCTGGGAGTACAAGGTAAATGGTCAAGGCAATTATCTCAGCAATCGCAGTGTTCAAGCACCAACTAAGGGAAGCACCAACCGCCTAGAGATTTCTTATAAGTCAGACGGACAATTAAATGCGACTGTCAATGGTCAGAACTTATTTGATACCTATACAGTCGGAACAGAAGTTCGTCAAGCCTTGGCAAATGACAAGCGCATTGCCTTGAAATTGGGTACCTATGGCCAACAACTAACCAAGGTTAACGTGGTTGCAGACAACCAAGACGGCGTCAAACCAGTTGAGACAACAACAGAAGATGCAATTGTACTAAATGATAGCAATGTTTCCTACGAGACCCTTGCTTCAGATGTTCTTACTGCTAAGATTGACCGTGCCTTCCCACGTGTTAGAGAATATACTTTCAACGGGAACAAGGTATTTGGACAGGTTCATTCCCTCAATTCACTACGCATCAACAATGTGAAAGTGACGCCAACCGTTACCTATAACAAAGTTGACGACAAGACCGCTCACTATGTTTTGGATGTTGTGGATGAAGCTAACAAAATCAACGCTTCTATCAAAGTTCAAATCAAGGTAGAAGGTAAAGAACTTCACTTTGATGTTTTGGAAGTTAATAACCGCAACCAAGTGACCTATGGAGCAGAGATTGATGATGTTGCCAAGTTGATCCAAACCATTGCTTTTGATGAAAATAATTTGGTTTCAGTCGCTAGCCATCAAACCGATGCAAAATTTGATGGAAGCCGCATGTCGACCCACACCCATCGTACAGGTGATGAGCATATTCAATTGCAAGATGGTGTGAATTACCAACGTCAAGGGTACATGTATGGCTTTGTTTCAACAGATCAATTTGCGGCAGCAGTTTGGAGTAATTCACAAAATAGCTATGGTGGTGGTGCAAGTGACTTTACACGCTTGACAACAAATAGCCACCGATATACTGTTGATGGTGAAACTGGTGTTCATCTAGGAATTGCTTCCTCTCCATGGAGATGGGAGGGAGCCCACAACGGTGTCGTTTATCCGGAATATACTCTCGAATTGCCAAGTGCAAAAGTAGTTTTTGCAGCTGATGCAAACAATGATAATAAGGTAGACTGGCAAGATGGGGCTATAGCTTACCGTGATATCATGAACAATCCAAAAGGGCATGAATATGTACCGGAACTGGTAGCTTACCGTATTGCCATGAACTTTGGATCACAGGCTCAAAACCCATTCTTGATGACCTTGGATGGTATTAAGAAAATTGCCCTTCATACAGATGGCTTGGGACAAAGTATCCTCTTGAAAGGTTATGGTAGTGAAGGTCATGACTCTGGACACTTGAATTATGCAGATATTGGTAAACGTATCGGTGGTACAGAAGACTTCAAGACCTTGATTGAAAAATCACAACCATATGGTGCAAAACTAGGTATTCACGTCAATGCATCTGAAACCTATCCAGAATCCCAATACTTCTCTGAAGAGATTCTTCGTCGTCAGGCAAATGGTGACTACGCCTATGGTTGGAACTGGATTGATCAAGGTATCAACATCAGTGGTCATTATGATTTGGCCCACAACCGTTTGAAACGTTGGGAAGATTTGAAGAAAGAACTGGGTGACGGATTAGACTTTATCTATGTCGATGTGTGGGGTAATGGTCAGTCTGGTGGCGAAAATGCTTGGGAAACTCATGTTCTTGCCAAAGAAATCAATATGCAAGGTTGGAGAAATGCCTTTGAATGGGGTTATGCAGGTGAGTATGACTCGACCTTCCAGCACTGGGCAGCAGATTTGACCTACGGTGGCTACACTCTGAAAGGTATCAACTCTAATATCGCCCGCTTCATCCGTAACCACCAAAAAGATTCATGGGTTGGTGACTATCCTGCATATGGTGGTGCTGCAAACTATCCACTGCTTGGCGGCTACGATATGAAAGATTTCGAAGGATGGCAAGGACGTAGTGACTATAATGGTTACATTACCAACTTGTTTGCCAACAACCTGATGACCAAGTATATCCAACACTTCCAAGTAACCAACTGGAAGAATGGTGACCCTGTTCGTATGAGGGACAACGGTGAGACTTACACTTGGGTACCAGAGATGGAAATCACCTTGAAGGATAAGGCTAACAATACACTTGTATTAACTCGTAAATCCAACGATGTCAAGAATGAAGGCTATCGCCAACGTACAGTAACCTTGAATGGTCGTAAGATTCAGGATGGCGCAGCATACTTAGTGCCTTGGAACTGGGATGCGAATGGTAATGACCTGACTAGTGACAAACACAAAATGTACTACTTCAACGAAGAAGCAGGTGCTACAACCTGGACCCTCCCATCAGATTGGACTGGTAATAAGGTTTACCTCTACAAACTTACTGAGCTAGGTAAGACAGATGTTCAAGAATTGGCAGTAACCAATGGTCAAATTACCATTCAAGCGGATGCAAATGTGCCGTATGTCCTCTATAAATCTCCTCAGACAAATCCAGAGATGTCCTGGAGTGACGGCATGCATATCTATGACCAAGGCTTTAACTCAGGTAAGCTAGACCATTGGACAATTGATGGTGATACTAGCAAGGCTACTTTGGTCAAATCCCAAGGTGCCAACGATATGCTCCGTATCCAAGGCAATACATCCAAAGTTAGTCTCAGTCAAAAATTGACTGGCCTGAAACCAAATACCAGCTATGCAGCTTATGTAGGGGTAGACAACCGCAGTACAGCAAAAGCTAGCATTACAGTCAATACAGGCAGTTCAGAAGTTACAAACTATACAAATGAGTCTATTGCTCTGAACTACGTTAAAGCCTATGCTCATAACACATTGAGACAGAATGCGACAGTTGACAATACAAGTTACTTCCAAAATATGTATGTCTTCTTTACGACTGGAGACAATGTGGATAATGTACGCTTGACCCTATCTCGCGATGCAGATGCTGCAGCAACCTATTTTGATGAAATTCGTGTCTTTGAAAATGACTCAACCATGTTTGCAGGTGGTCACAATACAACTGCTGGTACCTTCAAGCAAAACTTTGAGAGTGTTCCGCAAGGTATTTTCCCATTTGTTATCGGTGGTATTGAACGAGTTGAGGACAACCGTACCCACCTAGCAGAAAAACATGCTCCATACACTCAACGTGGCTGGAATGGTAAGAAGGTGGACGATGTCATTGAAGGCACTTGGTCACTCAAGACAAATGGTCTGACAGCTCGCAATAGCATTGTTTACCAAACTATTCCACAAAACTTCCGCTTTGAAGCTGGCAAGGCCTATCGTGTAAGCTTTGATTATGAAGCTGGTTCCAATGGAACTTATGCCTTTGCTATCGGCGAAGGACGATATAACAATGATGCCGGTAGCCTAACGCTGAATCCATTGAACAATTCATGGGAAGATAGTGATAAGGCTAAGAAAGCAAGTTTCTTAGTTACAGGTGCAGATTCTGGCAATACTTGGGTTGGTATCTTCTCAACACGCCGTGGTGGTGATACTAAGGGAGATACTGGTGGAAATGCCAACTTCCGAGGCTACAATGACTTTATGCTAGATAATCTGGTGATTGAAGAAGTTACCTTGACTGGTCACTTGTTGACAACAGATTACTATAACTTGAATACTCCAGTCTTGAATGAAAACTATACTCAAGCAAGTTTGGCACCGTACAAAGAAGCTTTGTTAGCAGTGTCTGCAGCTCCTGAGGATATTAGTATCGAAGATGCTCGTACCTTGATTGCTACTGCCAATACAGCCCGTCAAAATCTTCAAGTGAAGAAAACAGCGATCACAAACGAAGATATTGGCTTGGCTCAGGCTAATGCTCAAGAAGGTGAAGAACTAGCTAAAGCCTTTGATGGCAATCCTTCTACTATCTGGCACACACCATGGAATGGCCGTCATATTAATGAGCCAGCGACAGTGAACCTTCGTAGACCAGTTGACATTCAACGTTTTGAATACGTGCCGAGACAATCAGGCCGTAACGGTATCTTGAAAGCATTGACATTGGTAATTACTGATGATCAAAACGTGGAACATACCTTTACTGGTGCGGATTGGCCAGCAACAAGTGCTACTAAGACAATTGATTTCGGTAAGACAATTAAGGCTAAGAAGATTGTGATTACAGGTACTGCCTCATACGGTGATACTGCAGATCAATTTATGTCTGCTGCTGAATTCCGTTTCTTGACACCTGTTCAGGAAGAAGCCACCCTTGATAAGGCAGCATATGAAGCAGCACTTACTGCAGCACGTTCAGCAGGTAAGACAGCTCTTGTCAAAGAAGTAGAAGACTTTATGGCTTCTGTCGAAGCTGCAAATCTTTTGACAGCAAATATCTTAGATGCTACAGTTGCTCGCTTGAATGCTAGTGAAACACCTGCAAATCCAGGCACGGTTGAGCAACCAGTTGATGAGCCAGTCAAACAAGATGAGGACATTGTCACTGCTAAAGGAGAAAGTACCAAAGCAGATCCTCTTCCGTTAGGGGAATTGCCACCGCTTGTGATTGCAAAAGGTGATAGTGTTAAAGCAGAACCATTACCTGCTTTCGATGGAGGCTTAGTTCCTAACTATGCTCCTACAGCAGCTGCTCTTCCAAGTATTGATCCTGCAAGCTTGGCGAAAGAAGCTGCTAGTCCAAAACCAGCAAAAGCTACTTCAGCTACTTTACCGCAAACAGGTGAAACAACTGAACAAGGCTTGCTCCTAGCAGCTGGTTTAGTAGGTCTAATGGCTATGGCGGCTCGAAGAAGACGATTTGAGTAG
- a CDS encoding IS110 family transposase has product MFHFTTLFIGMDVHKESFSLCYYDMMANQFKHSTKVGPNVSYIVNYVNELRRLYGQDAEVLCGYEAGCLGFTLYHQLQAHGIPCIVMAPTTVMKEGSKRVKTDKKDAAQLAKALAFRSYRPVHIPTVEDEQVKEYIRMRTDHKVALKKIKQQILAFCLRHDFRYTEGSSNWTQKHVRWLRSLNPDGLYAEILTEYLLTYEKLVDQIERYDARIEQLGQSDSYQEKVSRLSCFIGIKTLTALSIVTEIGDFNRFATAQHFASYLGLTPSENSSGDKERRGAITKAGNSHVRRLLIEAAQSLAKGTIGYKSTNIRVANARS; this is encoded by the coding sequence ATGTTTCATTTTACCACACTTTTCATCGGAATGGATGTTCACAAAGAAAGTTTTTCACTCTGCTATTATGATATGATGGCGAATCAATTCAAACATAGCACTAAAGTTGGTCCAAATGTTAGCTATATTGTGAACTATGTGAATGAGCTTCGTCGTTTATATGGTCAAGATGCAGAAGTGTTATGTGGCTACGAAGCCGGATGTCTTGGATTTACCCTATATCACCAGCTACAAGCTCACGGGATCCCCTGTATCGTGATGGCGCCTACAACGGTGATGAAGGAAGGATCTAAGCGTGTTAAGACTGATAAAAAAGATGCAGCTCAGCTCGCAAAAGCTCTGGCCTTTCGTAGCTATCGGCCTGTTCATATTCCTACTGTTGAGGATGAACAAGTCAAAGAATATATCCGCATGAGAACAGACCACAAAGTGGCTCTGAAGAAAATCAAACAACAAATTCTTGCCTTCTGTCTCCGACATGATTTTCGCTATACCGAGGGAAGCAGTAATTGGACACAGAAACATGTCCGCTGGCTCCGTTCCCTAAATCCTGATGGACTTTACGCAGAGATTTTGACAGAATATCTATTGACCTATGAGAAATTAGTAGATCAAATAGAACGGTATGATGCACGAATTGAGCAACTGGGTCAAAGCGACAGTTACCAAGAGAAGGTCTCACGGCTTTCTTGCTTTATTGGCATTAAAACACTAACTGCTCTTTCCATTGTGACAGAAATCGGTGATTTTAATCGCTTTGCGACAGCTCAACATTTTGCTTCTTATCTTGGGCTAACTCCTAGCGAAAATTCTAGCGGCGACAAGGAGAGAAGAGGTGCTATCACCAAAGCTGGGAATAGCCATGTGAGACGACTTCTGATAGAAGCTGCACAATCATTGGCTAAGGGGACGATTGGGTATAAATCCACGAATATCAGAGTGGCCAATGCCCGAAGCTAA
- a CDS encoding Rrf2 family transcriptional regulator yields the protein MQISSRFTIASHILVLLALEGDKVKQTSTSIAGSVGVNPVIIRNILSQLKEAGLVEVARGVGGARLAQAPDKISLLHVYQAVELFGEKGQLFAFHEQPNPSCQVGRNIHPLLDSRLENAQSALENELAKTRLADLLAEL from the coding sequence ATGCAAATTTCAAGTAGATTTACCATTGCCAGTCATATTTTGGTCTTGCTGGCCTTGGAGGGAGACAAGGTAAAACAGACCAGCACCAGCATTGCAGGCAGTGTCGGGGTTAATCCTGTCATTATCCGAAATATTTTGTCTCAACTCAAGGAGGCTGGTCTGGTAGAAGTAGCGCGTGGTGTAGGTGGCGCACGTTTGGCCCAAGCACCAGATAAAATTTCCCTCCTTCATGTCTATCAGGCTGTGGAGTTATTTGGAGAAAAAGGTCAATTATTCGCTTTTCATGAGCAACCGAATCCTTCCTGCCAAGTAGGTCGCAATATTCATCCCCTGCTAGATAGCCGTTTGGAAAATGCTCAGTCGGCTTTGGAAAATGAACTTGCTAAGACAAGGCTTGCTGATCTCTTGGCGGAACTATAG
- a CDS encoding NAD(P)-dependent oxidoreductase produces the protein MKIAIIAANGQAGQAIAKEAVERGHLVTAVVRSENKSAAQEVIQKDAFALSKEDLAGFDVVVNAFGAWTPETLPDHARLAEHLATILAGSPTRLLVVGGAGSLYLDESQTAMLKDTPDFPTEYLPIAEAMGAGLDLYRQAIAVNWTYISPAADFDAEGQKAGAYTLAGEVFQVNAQGESYISYADYAVALVDIAEKGGYQQERISVFAS, from the coding sequence ATGAAAATCGCCATTATTGCAGCAAACGGTCAAGCAGGTCAAGCCATTGCCAAAGAAGCAGTAGAACGTGGTCATCTGGTGACGGCCGTTGTCCGTTCTGAAAACAAGAGCGCAGCCCAGGAAGTGATCCAAAAAGATGCTTTTGCACTTAGCAAGGAAGACTTGGCGGGCTTTGATGTAGTAGTAAATGCTTTTGGTGCTTGGACACCAGAAACCTTGCCGGATCACGCTCGTCTTGCTGAGCATCTAGCGACCATCCTTGCTGGTAGTCCAACTCGTCTTTTAGTAGTTGGTGGTGCAGGCAGTCTTTATTTAGACGAGAGCCAGACAGCTATGCTGAAAGATACACCAGATTTCCCTACGGAATACCTGCCAATCGCTGAGGCTATGGGTGCTGGTCTAGACCTCTATCGTCAGGCGATAGCAGTTAACTGGACCTACATCAGCCCAGCAGCCGATTTTGATGCAGAAGGTCAAAAAGCAGGTGCCTACACTTTGGCTGGCGAGGTTTTCCAAGTCAATGCCCAAGGTGAAAGCTATATTAGTTATGCCGACTATGCTGTGGCTTTGGTTGACATTGCGGAAAAAGGTGGCTACCAGCAAGAACGAATTTCGGTTTTTGCATCATAA
- the dinB gene encoding DNA polymerase IV, which produces MLIFPLINDLSRKIIHVDMDAFFAAIEVRDNPALKGKPVIIGADPRLSGGRGVVSTCSYEARAFGIHSAMSSKEAYERCPQAIFISGNYEKYQEVGRQVREIFHRYTDLVEPMSIDEAYLDVTENKLGISSAVKIAKLIQYDIWNELHLTASAGVSYNKFLAKIASDMEKPHGLTLILPEDAVGILASLPVEKFHGVGKKTVERLHEMGVYTGKDLLDVPEMVLIDRFGRFGFDLYRKARGISNSPVKVDRVRKSIGKERTYRKLLYREEDVLKELISLCQRVAASLKRNGKKGRTIVLKVRYGDFSTLTKRHSLEVYTDQTETIEKEVRQLIEEIGKIEKGIRLLGVTVTNFQT; this is translated from the coding sequence ATGTTAATATTTCCCTTAATCAATGATTTATCTAGAAAAATTATTCATGTAGATATGGATGCTTTTTTTGCTGCCATTGAGGTCAGGGATAATCCTGCTTTGAAGGGCAAACCTGTTATCATTGGGGCTGACCCAAGACTATCTGGCGGTAGAGGAGTGGTGTCTACCTGTAGCTATGAGGCACGTGCCTTTGGCATTCACTCGGCCATGTCCTCAAAAGAGGCCTATGAGCGTTGTCCTCAGGCAATTTTCATTTCTGGCAATTATGAAAAATATCAGGAAGTTGGGCGACAGGTTCGAGAAATTTTCCATCGCTATACTGATTTGGTGGAACCCATGTCTATCGATGAGGCTTACTTGGATGTAACGGAAAATAAGTTGGGCATCAGCTCAGCGGTCAAAATCGCCAAACTCATCCAATACGACATATGGAATGAACTGCATTTGACAGCTTCTGCCGGTGTTTCCTATAATAAATTTTTGGCAAAAATTGCCTCTGATATGGAAAAACCGCACGGTTTGACCTTGATTCTACCTGAAGATGCTGTTGGTATTCTCGCCTCCCTGCCTGTTGAAAAATTTCACGGTGTGGGGAAGAAGACGGTGGAACGCCTGCATGAGATGGGGGTTTACACAGGGAAGGATTTACTAGACGTGCCAGAAATGGTCTTGATAGATCGCTTTGGGCGTTTTGGCTTCGACCTTTATCGGAAAGCGAGGGGGATTTCTAATTCGCCCGTTAAAGTGGACCGTGTTCGTAAGTCAATTGGAAAGGAAAGAACCTATCGCAAACTTCTTTATCGGGAGGAGGATGTCCTGAAAGAGCTAATCAGTCTCTGCCAACGGGTCGCAGCCAGTTTGAAACGAAATGGAAAAAAGGGGCGAACAATTGTTTTAAAGGTACGTTATGGTGACTTTTCTACCTTGACGAAACGTCATAGTCTAGAGGTGTATACGGACCAGACGGAAACGATTGAGAAAGAGGTTCGTCAACTAATTGAAGAAATTGGGAAGATTGAAAAAGGGATTCGTTTGCTGGGTGTGACCGTGACTAATTTTCAAACTTGA